One genomic segment of Thermus oshimai DSM 12092 includes these proteins:
- a CDS encoding RNA-guided endonuclease InsQ/TnpB family protein — protein MTRKAFKYRLYPTQPQRKDLERTLALCRRLYNAALQERRDAYRKAGKTVNFYEQKRGLPEIRADLPEYRRIHSQVLQNVIERVDKAFQGFFRRVKQRGKAGYPRFKGEARYDSFTFPQAGTTGVKLQEGGKRVLIHGVGSVKLKMHRPLEGEIKTATVKREGDQWYIIFVCEVEPRPLPESDKAVGIDLGTNPNFLVTSDGEMIEAPRYLQKAQAKLASAQRSLSRKKPGSNRRRKAQRRVAKLHRKIANQRKDFHHKIARRLVNRYGTIVHEDLNVIGLARSRTAKGVLDAGWGQFLKILAYKAEEAGRRVVGVDPKHTSQDCPVCGHREKRPLWVREYTCPRCGAPQHRDVAAALNILAKARTEPAGMGTDKSVPLEPRSPVLKNEESSQRGVVTLPLIGGEG, from the coding sequence ATGACGAGGAAGGCGTTCAAGTACCGCCTGTATCCCACCCAGCCCCAGCGCAAAGACCTGGAGCGCACCCTTGCGCTGTGCCGCCGCCTCTACAACGCGGCCTTGCAGGAGCGTAGAGACGCCTACCGCAAGGCAGGCAAGACGGTAAACTTCTACGAACAAAAGAGGGGGTTGCCGGAGATACGGGCCGACTTGCCGGAGTACAGGCGCATTCATTCCCAGGTCTTGCAGAACGTCATCGAACGGGTGGACAAAGCCTTCCAAGGCTTCTTCCGGCGGGTCAAACAGAGAGGGAAAGCGGGCTACCCCCGCTTCAAGGGGGAGGCGCGCTACGACTCGTTCACCTTCCCCCAGGCCGGGACTACCGGGGTAAAACTCCAGGAGGGGGGCAAGCGGGTCCTCATCCACGGCGTTGGCTCCGTCAAGCTCAAGATGCACCGCCCCCTGGAGGGGGAGATCAAGACGGCAACGGTAAAACGAGAAGGAGATCAATGGTATATCATCTTTGTCTGCGAAGTTGAACCCCGACCACTTCCGGAAAGCGACAAAGCGGTGGGGATTGATTTGGGCACCAACCCCAACTTCCTCGTTACCTCAGACGGGGAGATGATTGAAGCTCCTAGATACCTTCAGAAGGCTCAGGCAAAACTTGCCAGCGCTCAACGCAGTTTGTCCAGGAAAAAGCCCGGTAGCAATCGCCGTCGTAAAGCTCAACGACGAGTGGCTAAATTGCACCGAAAAATCGCCAATCAGCGTAAGGACTTCCACCACAAAATAGCGAGGAGGCTTGTCAACCGGTACGGCACCATCGTCCACGAAGACCTGAACGTCATCGGCCTGGCCCGCAGTCGCACGGCCAAGGGGGTGCTGGATGCGGGCTGGGGGCAGTTTCTTAAAATCCTCGCCTACAAAGCGGAGGAGGCTGGTAGGCGGGTCGTCGGGGTAGACCCCAAGCACACCAGCCAGGACTGTCCGGTGTGCGGCCACAGGGAAAAACGCCCTCTCTGGGTGCGGGAGTACACCTGCCCCCGGTGCGGCGCCCCCCAGCACCGGGACGTGGCTGCTGCACTAAATATCCTGGCTAAGGCTCGGACGGAGCCTGCGGGGATGGGTACGGATAAATCCGTACCCCTAGAACCGCGAAGCCCCGTTCTAAAGAACGAGGAGTCGTCACAACGGGGAGTCGTCACACTGCCCCTCATCGGAGGTGAGGGATGA
- a CDS encoding TAXI family TRAP transporter solute-binding subunit: MRRWLLLGALLGGALAQKPQVVIGTGGVGGVYFYYGTAIAEILNKGGAVQAQAMQSGGSMENLLLLRDRTDPARGLYYCGTALPDAVLLAFQGEERFQGKPAPVRILFTMYPNYFHVVTTEDSGIRVLQDLKGKRVSTEVPGGIIEYEARILMAAAIPGFDPRVHFGKWERVRVAESAQMLSEGNLDAFFWSGGLPTGSLVELSGSLARKGKRLFLVPLPPQSTPVQMLKARFPGVVDTGTIPKSVYNTRYDTPTLTFWNVFVCPESLPEEVAYAMVKAVFENLSLLHTAVAPARDTTLENAVRSRGGKVPYHEGAVRYFRERGVWR; encoded by the coding sequence ATGAGGCGCTGGCTCCTCTTGGGTGCTCTTTTGGGTGGGGCGCTGGCCCAGAAGCCCCAGGTGGTCATCGGCACAGGGGGCGTGGGCGGGGTCTACTTCTACTACGGCACCGCCATCGCCGAGATTCTGAACAAGGGCGGGGCCGTGCAGGCCCAGGCCATGCAGTCGGGGGGCTCCATGGAGAACCTTCTCCTCCTCCGGGACCGCACGGACCCCGCGCGGGGCCTCTACTACTGCGGCACCGCCTTGCCCGACGCGGTCCTCCTGGCCTTCCAGGGGGAGGAGCGCTTCCAGGGCAAGCCCGCGCCGGTGCGCATCCTCTTCACCATGTACCCCAACTACTTCCACGTGGTGACCACGGAGGACAGCGGGATCCGCGTCCTCCAGGACCTGAAGGGCAAGCGGGTCTCCACGGAGGTCCCCGGCGGGATCATCGAGTACGAGGCCCGCATCCTCATGGCCGCGGCCATCCCCGGCTTTGACCCCCGGGTCCACTTCGGGAAATGGGAGCGGGTCCGGGTGGCGGAGAGCGCCCAGATGCTCTCCGAGGGCAACCTGGACGCCTTCTTCTGGTCCGGGGGGCTCCCCACGGGGAGCCTGGTGGAGCTCTCGGGGAGCCTGGCCCGGAAGGGGAAGCGCCTCTTCCTGGTGCCCCTTCCTCCCCAGAGCACGCCGGTGCAGATGCTGAAGGCGCGCTTCCCGGGGGTGGTGGACACGGGGACGATTCCCAAGAGCGTGTACAACACCCGCTACGACACCCCCACCCTGACCTTCTGGAACGTCTTCGTATGCCCAGAGAGCCTTCCCGAGGAGGTGGCCTACGCCATGGTGAAGGCGGTCTTTGAGAACCTTTCCCTCCTGCACACCGCCGTGGCCCCGGCCCGGGACACCACCTTGGAGAACGCGGTCCGTTCCCGGGGCGGGAAGGTGCCCTACCACGAGGGGGCCGTGCGCTACTTCCGCGAGCGGGGGGTGTGGCGGTAG
- a CDS encoding MFS transporter: protein MSPRLLALLLGVLVSTVNESALAPALPFLARDLGISAGEAQGVVTAGLLGAALAYLPLTFLSGRVGAGRVYRTGLLLQALLGFLLFLFPSPTALYALRFLQGLATAGVVGLVPGLAASLYPGRRGYALGWVASTVAAGTLLGPALGGLLTGALGWRWVFLLPLPFGLLALAQSGGLPELPPQGGDLGRLFRARAFLRALLATALYFAHTLGTTLALAFFLSGEGLGPEAVGGFLLLSPFQLLLLGAWAGRTADRAGYARVVRLGGVLLVLGGALLAFLALLSPLPGAVLGLVLLGVGRALFQAANNAQVLGLAPKGEEALASGALSVARVLGQGLGGFLAGVGLEALNPLGHRLAFALVVLSLSGLMGVGLLLQREADKKLA from the coding sequence GTGAGCCCGCGCCTTCTCGCCCTCCTCCTGGGGGTTCTGGTATCCACGGTCAACGAAAGCGCCCTGGCCCCCGCCCTGCCCTTCCTGGCGCGGGACCTGGGGATCTCTGCCGGGGAGGCCCAGGGGGTGGTGACCGCGGGGCTTCTGGGGGCGGCCTTGGCCTACCTGCCCCTTACCTTTCTTTCGGGGCGGGTGGGGGCGGGGCGGGTGTACCGGACGGGCCTCCTCCTCCAGGCCCTCCTGGGCTTCCTCCTCTTCCTCTTCCCCTCCCCCACGGCCCTCTACGCCCTCCGCTTCCTCCAGGGCCTGGCCACCGCGGGGGTGGTGGGGCTCGTCCCGGGCCTGGCGGCGAGCCTCTACCCCGGACGGCGGGGGTACGCCCTGGGCTGGGTGGCCAGCACCGTGGCCGCGGGCACCCTTCTCGGCCCCGCCCTGGGGGGGCTCCTCACGGGGGCCTTGGGGTGGCGGTGGGTTTTCCTCCTTCCCCTGCCCTTCGGCCTTTTGGCCTTGGCCCAAAGTGGGGGCCTGCCCGAGCTTCCCCCCCAAGGGGGGGACCTGGGGCGGCTTTTCCGGGCTAGGGCTTTTCTTCGGGCCCTCCTGGCCACCGCCCTTTACTTCGCCCACACCCTGGGCACCACCCTGGCCCTGGCCTTCTTCCTCTCGGGGGAGGGCCTGGGGCCGGAGGCGGTGGGGGGGTTTCTCCTCCTCTCCCCTTTTCAGCTCCTCCTCCTCGGGGCCTGGGCCGGGCGGACGGCGGACCGGGCGGGCTACGCCCGGGTGGTGCGCCTGGGAGGGGTCCTCCTGGTGCTGGGCGGGGCCCTCCTCGCCTTCCTGGCCCTTCTAAGCCCCCTTCCGGGGGCGGTCTTGGGCCTGGTCCTCCTGGGGGTAGGGCGGGCCCTCTTCCAGGCGGCCAACAACGCCCAGGTGCTGGGCCTGGCCCCCAAGGGGGAGGAGGCCCTGGCCTCGGGGGCCCTCTCCGTGGCCCGGGTGCTGGGGCAGGGCCTAGGGGGCTTCCTGGCGGGGGTGGGCCTCGAGGCCCTAAACCCCCTAGGCCACCGCCTGGCCTTCGCCCTGGTGGTCCTCTCCTTAAGCGGGCTCATGGGGGTGGGCCTCCTCCTGCAGCGGGAAGCGGATAAGAAACTTGCTTAG